The stretch of DNA CCTAATTTTTTGCCCTTTTTCTTTTTATTGCTATTTGCAACTTGTTGTATTTTATCGTTTCCTACAGGAACTTGTTGATGGATCTTCTCTGCCTCACTTTCCAAATCCTTTCTTTGGTTGACATCTACCGAATTTCCCTCTACCTCCATTTGCAGCGTTGGTTTTACTCGACCTTGTTTTTGTTGTATTACGTGCCAAGCTTCATGAGCAAGGTGCTTTTTTTGTCCAGGACCAATGTAAATATTGGTACCTTGCGCAAAGGCATGTGTGTTGTATAAAGCAGGCAAAGGAGAGTTGTAATAAACCTTTACATCATCTAAACTAATCCCAGATAAAGCCTCCAAGCCAGATTTGAGATCATCGGGAAGACCTGTGGTATTTTCAGTTGCTGTCATTTCACTGTTATCGTCTTCTGATTCGTCGTGTTCACGCTGCCATTTTTCAATAAAATTGCGCAAATTAATATCTTGTTCAGAAGGCGTAGCTGCTGTATCTGTTGGCAAAATATCTTGCAAACCAGCCTGAAAATCCGAAGAATTACGCCATTTTTCTAGGGCTAACTGTTCCTCTTTAGATGCTTTAGGGGGAGCTTCTTGTTGAATGGAATTAGCTTCCGTTATTTCTTTTTCGTGGGGGGCTTGAGTAGTTAGATTAGAGGAATCTTGCCAAGTTTTTGCATTAATGTTATGTTTTTCTTCTTCTTGGATATAGTCTCTTTCGGGCATAGTGAGGATTTATTAATTGTACAAAGGGATTTTTGAAAAGTTTTAACATTCAATTACTTATTGAAATGATGCATTAATATACGGAAATTTTTTTATATAAAAAAGATATCTTCTTCTGTAGTCAATAGATATAAGCTCTTTTTTAGTAAGTTCAATCCTCAATCTGTGCTTTTTCCCAGCCAATCATAGCAACCTTTCTAGCCTTATTCCATTTGTAGTCACTAATTGCACCAATAGATCTAATCACCCGATGACAAGGGATCAAATAAGCAATATGATTTTGACCAATTGCAGAACCTACTGCTCTGCTCGCTTTGGGCTTGCCAATAAACTGGGCAATCTGTTGATAGGATTGGAGGTTAGCAAAAGGAATATTGATTAAGGCTTCCCATACTTTAAGTTGGAAGGGAGTTCCCGATAACAACAAAGGTATAGGGCTTGATGCTGTTGAGCTAGGGCTGAATATCTGTTCTACTTTAGCTCCAGTGGCATTATTGTCTTCTATAAAAGTGGCTTTGGGAAAACGGCTTTTTAGATTTTTGAGGGCAGCTTCTTCAGAGTTGGTAATAAAATCTAGGGCGCAAATACCTCGTTTTGTTTGCGCTAGAAAACAAGTGCCAAAAGGACTAGAATGACTACCGTATTGTATTGTTATTCCATTCCCTTTCTGTTGATATTCTCCTGGACTCAAGGCTTCTATTTTGACAAATAAATCATAGGTTCTGGAAGGAGTAGATAAGCCTACTTTTTCCGTCAATTCAAGTAAATTTTTAGAAGCCTCAATTTCTTTTTTGAGATTTTGTAAGGTTAAAAACTGTAGAAATTGTTTTGGAGAAATACCTGCCCATGCTTTAAATATGCGCTGGAAGTGATGCTTGCTCATATTTAAATGAGCAGCAATATCCCCAACTTTTGGTTGGGCAGGTACATTATTGGCAATAAAATGCAATGCCTTTTCGATTCTCTGATAATTAATTGTTGTTTCCATTGTACAAACATACTAGATTCAAAGAAATCAGGCAACCCGAAACGTGCTATTCCAAAAATAGATGGGGTAAATGAAAGATAGCTAACTTATATTAGTTAAGATTAAAATATCAACTTGCATCTAAGGATGGAATAGTTTATCTTTGCTATTGAATAAAAAGTATAAATAGAAATTATTTTTATTTTTTGCTGGTTTTCTATGCGAACAGACATAAAGCTTTTTAAGAAAAATCTGTGTACAAGACAAACTATATCACGAGCAAAGCGAACTATAAGTATGAACGAAGTGAACGATGTAAGCTTGTAGCTAAAGCTACAAAGGCAAAGCCCGCTCATGAGGAACGAACTAAGCGTAGCGACCTCACGAACGAAGTGAGCTAGTAGCTAAACAATTGGACTTAAATAAAGTAAGGGATTAATGGAATTATTTAGATCGTTGCACTTTTAGATTCTAGACCCTATTAGGCTGTTATAGGGTCTAGAATCTAAGATCGAAACATAGTTTTAGCTTAAACTGTACTTTATAAGTATCCTTTACCTGTTTAGCTCGCTTTGCTCGTGAGCACTTCGTTTTATAGTTTGTCCTGTACTCAGAAGAAAAATACTAAATAACTTTTCCAGTTAGAAAAACTTAAAGAGCTGTATTCTAAATCTCCCCAACGATTTAGTGGATGTATATAAAATCAGGGCTTTTTAGAGCTATCTAAAAGCGAATAAAAAATATAGTTTATTTATCATTTCTATAAAACCAATTATACGTTTTATGCGGGAATAATCAATGGATTTATTTTACCCTCTTCAAAACTAAATTTATCTGTTTTTTGACCATGTTTTTGATACTTGTATTGAGAAAGTTGTTAAAAAATGATTGCTATTAAACCATTAAACCTATGTTTTTGACCAAAAGGATCTGGTCGCTTTGTTTGTTGCTTTTACCATTAATTATGATTAATGGATTAATAGATACAGTAACAATACCTCGGATTACTTTGCTCTTAGTTGGCATTCTTCTTACTGTAAGTCTTTTATTATTTAAAGAGCGACAAGCTTTTCATATCCATAGCCATAAATTTATAACTAGCCCATTGGGAGTTAGTTTGATTGCTTATTTATTGTTGGGGCTGTTTTCTTTGACCAATGCATTAAGTTTATCAGATGGTATTTTAGAATGGCTAAAGCTTTTTTGTTGGTTTAGTACGGTTCTTTTGACGACCTTTTTGTTGAAGGAAAAAGGAAGTTCTGTGCTGTTTATGAAAGCAACAACGGTGGCGGCTCTAATTGTCGGAGGAATTGGCTTGTTTGAATTTGTGTCTATTGTCAATCAATTGGATCAAGATAAGATTCTATATGTTGTCAATTCGACATTTGAACACAAAAACCTCTTAGCTACAGGGCTATTACTGAGTGTGCCTTTGAGCTTTTTGTTGTATGCTAATAGCACAGAAAAAATATGGAAAGGCATTGCCATTGGAGCGATTGGGCTAGCACTCTTTTTAATTTTAGTGACCCAGAGCCGTGCAGCATGGTTAGGAATGGGCGTAGGAATTTTGGTTGGCGTGCTGTTGTTATTGGCAAAACCTTCTGAACGCAAAAAAATAGTAAGCCCCAAGTATTTGGGAATGATAGGAGGGTGCCTAATTTTAGGAGGAGGGCTTGTTTGGTTTTTGAGTAGTCAAGAAATTATAGCCAATGCACCTGTGCAACGAGTACAAGCTATATTTACCTATGAAGACACCAAAAACGAACATACAGAGACGATCAAAGAACGTTTAGTATTATGGGAAAATACCATAGAAATGATAAAAGAACACCCTTTATTGGGGGTGGGCTTAGGCAATTGGAAAATTCATTTTCCAAAGTATAGTATAGATGGTTTGCGATCCGAACAAGGGCAGATATTTTTTCAACGACCCCACAATGATTATTTATGGGTAATGAGTGAACTGGGCTTGTTAGGAGGTCTTACTTATTTATTTATTATCGGGATCGTTTTATACTACAATCTTCAATTACTCCTTAGAAAAGAGGTGCAAGGAACAGAGGAGTATTATTCTACCTTGGCAATAACAGGGGGAATAATTGCTTTTGCTGTATTTAGTCTGGTTGATTTTCCTAAAGAACGTCCTGTTCATTTGCTTTGGACGGGAATTTTGATGGCTTATAGTTGGCATTACCATCAATTGTTTATCGCCAAGGAAAAAGGAGATCGCATATCAGCAGCAAACCTAGTCTATTTTATTCCTCTTATTGCAGCGTTTGGACTGTTTTTTATGGGGCAGCGTTGGCAAGCCGAAACGCATTGCAAAAAAGCATTGACGGCGAGAAGCCAAAAGCAATACCATGGCGTTCTCACAGAATTGGCATTGGCCGATCATTGGAGCTATCGTCTAGATCCTGCTGCTACGCCAATTAGTTGGTACAAGGGCGAAGCATTTTATTTTCAACGGCGATTGCCAGAAGCGTTGGAGGCATTCAAACAATCTAACGCATTACATCCTTATCATCTTCATACCCTTAATAATCTAGGAGCAACTTATTTTGAATTAAATCAGTTGTCAGATGCTCAAAAATATTTTAAACAGGTACTCGAATTTGCTCCTCATTTTCCCGATGTCAATATGAATATGGCGGCAATGAGCTACAATGAAGGCAAAACACTGGAAGCCCTCACATATTTAGGCAATTGTATTCCTGGCGATTATAAAGAGCAGCGTTTTTTGCAATTTTTGACTACAATTTGCAAGCGTTATGCCGAAGACTTATTAAAAATACCAGCATTAGAACCATTACATCAATTAATACGAGACTTTTCGACAAAGCAAGAATGGCAAATCACCATTCATCAGCAAGCACAGGAATACCATAGAACATTAAGCGAACAAATTCATTTGGATTTGCTTTTTGTTGCCCAAGAACAGCAAAAGATAAGCGCAGAACAAACCGATTATTTTACCTCGATATTAAATAATTCATCAAACCATTAAAGTACAAAAATTATGAAAAAAAACTTGCTAATATTCCTTCTCTGTTTTTGTGGAGGAATAGTACTACAGGCACAGTCAATTAGCACTGTAGTACCTTCTCAGAATCCTGTACCAGAAGGCGGAAGTCTGTCGGTCGGAATTTCTGGAACCAATACTCATTTTGCACAAGGGAGTGCTACCTATGTGACAGCAAATGTAGGCGGTCAAACGGTATATGGTTATGTCAATGGAGGAGTCACGAATACCAATATGACCGTAGACTTTTATTTACCCTGTGGTGCTTGTGGACCAGCAACTTTATGGGTCAACAATCCGATTGATGGGCAAATGTCTTATCCCAATGCCTTTACGGTTAGTTGTGCTCAAATTACAAGTGTAGATCCAGATACGGTTACTGCTGGACAACTACTTCCTATTCAGATTTCAGGAACTGGGACAAATTTTCTACAGGGAAGCACAACGGTTTATTTCCAGAATGCTTCAACAGGACAAACGCTTTATCCCCTTACTTACAATGTGATCAACAATGATTCTTTGAGCATATTGCTGCCTATTTCATCGAATATTTGTGAAGGTTCTTACAATCTTCATGCTTATTCAGGGGGCAATTGCCCGCTTTATTTTCCCAATGCACTTTACATTAATGGGTTAAATGGACAGATTACAGCCGTTAATCCAGGTGTGGCAAATGCAGGACAAACGTTACCAGTTGGTATTTCGGGAACAGGAGTTGATTTTACACAAGGTACGTTAACCGTCTATTTCAGAAATACAACAACTGGGCAAACCTTGTACCCTACAACTTACAATACCATCTTGGTAGATAGTGTTAATGTAGATTTATCCATTCCGAATTATTTTTGTTCAGGAGCCTACGATGTTTGTTATACAACTTCTGCCAATTATTGCCCGACTTGCTTGCCTGGTGGTTTGTTAATTAATGGACTTACTGTTAGTCCACAAATTGACAGTGTAAGCCCCGATACCGCACAAGGGGGACGACCATTGTCTGTTAATATTTCAGGAACAGGCGTAAACTTCCAGCAGGGATCTTGGCTTTATTTCCAATTGACGAATACCACTACTGGTGCAAGCACTAGTACCTATAATCACTCTGCTAGTTTGTCTGATCCTACACAAACAACAGTTTATTTTCCTTATATACCAGCTGTTTGTGGTAGTTATGACTTATCTATCTACGGAGCTGATCCTTGTGGAGGGGCGGCAGTTACTTATCCGAATGCTGTAACGGTTAATGCGACATTGGATCCTCAGATTAGTTGGATATCTCCAACCACAGGATTAACAGGACAAACTCTATCGGTCGATTTATCGGGGTATGATATTAACTTTATGCAGGGATCTACTAGTTTTGTTATGCGTTTGGTACATGCTACTACGGGGGCTACACTTGCAGCCAGCAATTTAACGCCTGATCCTCTTTATCACTCACGAGCAACGGTTGATTTTAACCCATCGGCTAGTGATTGTGGATTGTACCATTTAGAGATTGACGGGGTTCCAACAGGATGTGGCGACACAATTACTCTTGTTGATTCCAATGCAATAAATATCAATTCTCTGACGAGTCCGCATATTCAGTCTGTATTTCCGAATTATGGGCAATGGGGGCAAACGGTCACTTCAACAATTACGGCGCCAAATGTTGACTTTAACCAAGTTAACATAGCGGATCTGTATTTGTATAATAGTTCAAATGGTGCTTATATCTATGCAACGAACATAGTGCCTAATCCTTCTGATCCAAGTCAAGCCGATGTAACGTTTGCTATACCATCTTGGATTCCTTCAGTAGGTGGACATGATTTCTATGATGTTGTGATTAATAATATTACAAGTTGTGGTGTGCCTTCTTTGGTTTTGCCCAATGGATTTGAGATCTATATTCCTGTTGGAACAGCTAAAACTACTGCTAAATCAGCATTGGAGGTTCAAATATATCCTAATCCAATGAATGAGCAAGCAACACTTAAGATAGTAGATGGAGAAGATCAACCCATGATCTTTAATCTTTATGACATTTTAGGTAAAAAAGTAGCATCTAGAGCCTTAAAAGGTAACACTACGATTACGATAGAACGCAACGATTTATCATCAGGTGTTTATTTGTATCGCCTTTCAGATGAGCAAGGCAATGCACTTCACGTTGGTAAATTAGAATTACGATAGGTTTTTAATAGTTCCGAGGTAAAAAAAAAGATCATCCGTTAAGGGTGGTCTTTTTTTTTTATAAATTGAGAAATTCCAACTGTTCCATAATCATTGGTAAATTTGTCTTGATCCAAGAACCTATACCAGCCAGCAATATGGCTAAAATTAGACCCGCCCAAACAAAATCTACTTTTTTGTACACCAACCAATAATATTTGTCTGCCGAAAACCAAATGGTAGACAACAAACCAATCCAAAACATACTGCCAATGCCATAGAGCAAAGCAATTACCAGAACAGCTAATGCAAGAATTAATGCAATCGTTTCTAAGGCGATTTTTTTGAATAAATCATCACGGTAGGTGTAAATAAAATTGATGTAAAATAATCCTAAAAAAGCAACGAGTGGAATTAAGGAAACCATACCAGTCTCAAATACACGCAGATGAGGTTTTAGTGCACTTAAAACAGGCACATAATTGGTATAAAAAATTAACCAAGATAATAAGGTGAGGACAAAGGTAAAAAGGGTTAATCGCAACAGAAAAAAGGTGTCGTCTTTCTTAAAACCTAGTAGAATTAACCCCGAATTCATGAAGAAAAAGAACCCAATGCTTGAAATAAAAGAAGCAACCGCCATAAATCCAACAAAGCTATTGTTGCCAAAATAAGCAATTAGCCCCCATAGAATAGTCAAGACCCAAGCGCCAATAGTACGGTAAACAGTTGCTTTAGTTTTTCCTTTGCGAAGGTAAATGCTATAAGAAACAAGTGATCCTAATGCAAAGGAGGTAACTAAAGTGGCGTATTCATGTCGGAAAAAATAAAACAATAAAAATAAACTAATATAGGCTAAGGCTTCCCAAGTCTTTTTGATGACCGCAGTTGCTATTTGTATAATTTTTTGGACAATTTTAGTGTTCATAAATTGCTTTATGAAGCGTACTATTGGCTTGAATAGTATTGTTAGTAAAGGTCCTAAAATAACCAATAACAATAGAGCTGAGATGACATAAAAAGCAGAGCCAATCCAGTCAATCCGTTGTGCAGGAACGATTTGTTGAAGCCCTAAGCCTTCAATGTCTACCTGAAACTTATTGATTGCGAGTTGTTCTAAATAGGTTGTTTTTTCTTCAAATACACCTTCTGAAATACTCCCTTCATTCCGTAGATCAATCAACAAATTGTATTGTGCTTGTAACTCAGCGACATCTTTAGGTTCGTAATTGTCAGCAAAACTTGAAAATGCGCAACACAATAATAAGCATAAGAATTGGTATTTCATTGGGAATATATTTAGTGGGATTGCGAAGTTCTTATTACTGGTGGGTATTAGGAATATACTTAAATGAACAACTATTCAAGTTACCAATTTAATCGTTAATATTCAAACTCATTAGGATGCTTTTGTAATACCTCATCAATAATCAAACAGGTCGAACACTTATGACAACGTTTTAATTCCCAATTGGCTGCACCTTCAGGATAACGACAAGACCAAGTAAGTGCTAAGATAGCAGGAGGAATTGCTTTCATCACTTCATACTTAGGCATTTCTTTGAGTGGGAAGACAATTTTTAGGTTTTCTTTTGTTCGTTCACTAACTAGATAGAGTATTTTTTCGATTTGATCCAATCGATCTTGAAAGCCTTCTTGCAAATAATCATCGGCAATAGCTCCTTCTATCAATTCATAAATTTCGGGATGAGCTCTAAGACAAGTTGCCGCAGCAAAATTAACCGCTTCACTATCCCAAATAGGAGGGGGACCCAACTGAGAATAATCGAATGACAATCGACGAAAAGTAAAATTACAAATTCCCATCTTTCGCAATTCATCTAAAATTGCATTAACGGCTTGTTCTTCTTTGACGGTACGGCTTGCACATTCCCCATTAATTAAATTGACCTTAAAAACTAAAAACTGGTCATTAGGATGTTGAGTAAGTGTTAGGTATAACCCTGCTGTGCTATCGATGCCTCCCGAAAAAGGGATGATTCCTCTGTATTTCATTAAGTTATGTTTTAGTAAGTATAATAGTTCATTGATTTTTTTGTCAAAAATGCAAAAGTTATTGGCTTTATTTATTTGATTATCAGTTGGATGTAGTTTTTAACGAACTAATGTAAGTAAGTAGATGAACAATTTAATGTTAATTATTTTTGTCCATCTACTTACAGTCTACTTAGTGTTGTTGTGCTGTAATTTATTTGCAAATGGTATATTCTTTAAAATCTCCCCGCATACAGTGATTGGAACTAGTTGAAGCTCCATAACCACCGCTATTGAGTAGTGCTAGATAATCACCTTCCTTCACAATGGGCAGCGGTTTATCCTCCGAAAAGAGGTCGATGGGCTCGTTTATATTCCCACAAATGGTTGCTTTTATGGACTTCTGGTGGAGGGGCTCTTGCACAGGAACCGCTTCTAAATTCATGTTATAATAAGCATATTCATAGTTCATATTCATACCTGCATCCACGCCAACAAATAATTTGCCCATTTTTTGTTCTACAGTATTAACCTGAGTGACCAAGATGCCCGCATCTTTTACTAAATAATCTCCTGGTTCAAAGGCTATCTTTAAGGCTCTTTTTTTTGCATATTCACAAATGAGTTGTGCCCATTCATCCAAGTCCAATACTTGATCCCCTTCGTTTTGTGGAACCCCTAAGCCACCACCAAGGTTGAGGGTCTTTATGCTTGGGAATAAGGTCAAAAATTGATCGATCTGCTCAAAAATAAGCGGCAGACGTTGTAACTGCTCGGTCAAAAAGCCAGACCCTGAATGACAATGGACTGTTGTAATAGAAAGTGGTGACTTATCGATTAAATGTTTTAATGCTTTCCACTGATCTTTGTAGATGCCAAATTTTACAATGTCATTGCCCGAATATTCTAGACTTTGGTTATAAGCCATGCCTATATTGGGATTGATTCGAATGCCAATTTCTCGAACGTTGGTCAATGGAATAAACCGACGAAGAGCACTGAGAGAATCAAAATTGATACAAATTTGATGGTGTTGAGCTAAGACTTCTAAGTCTTTATTGGATAGAGAAGTTCCTGTATAAGTAATTTGTGTTTCCTTAAATCCATATTGCAAGGCTCGCTCTAACTCATTGGGAGAACAAACATCAATTCCTGCATTGGTTCTAGCTTTTAGATGGCTCAAAATCGCAGGGTGTCGATTGGCTTTCATGGCATAAAAAATCTTAAAGGGAACTTTAAACCTCGCTAGGGCAGCAACCAATTGTTGGTATTTGTAAACAATTCTATCCAAATCATAAATATAAATAGGGGTTGCTTTGTTTTGAATGAAATCGGAAATATTGGTGTGTGCTAATTCTAAGGTTTTGTTTTTATAGTTTAAATCTGCTCTTTCCCACCAGTATTGCTTTTGACGGGGAAAATATCGGGCATAAATAACAGCGGTACATTGACAAGGAGGAGGTCCACAAATTGTACAGTGATAGTGCTCCCGTAGGCTTTCCTCAGTCCAAAAATTAGGAATCTCCTTTACTGCTATACAACCGTTACGCTCCAAAATAGACCCAATGTGGGTTGCTTCGGATTTCCATGCATCGCAAACGACAAGTTCAACTTTATGAGAGAGAAATTCTAAGCCCTTTTGTACTAAAAAACTCGCAACACCATTGCCCTCAAAGTTCTGTGCAACAGCAGTCAAAGATCGATAACCAACTTGGTCATAAGCTTCGAAATAGGCTGAAAACCAAGCTTGTTCCCCTTTCATTTTTTGAGCAACTTCTTTTCTGGAAGCAATTTCCATTAATGAAAAGCCTATCACTTGATTGTTGTGTTCTACAACATGACAAAATTTGTTCTTATCCTGCAAGTAACAATTTAATAGAGATGGGGATAAAAAATCAGCTCCAAATTGCGTTTTACAAATTTCTAGGATAGCACTAAGATGATCTTTTTGTAAAAAGGTCAAAGCGTAATCTATTGTTTTTGGCATAAAAAAAATTTAATAGACGGTCAATAAGAATCAAGTAATACAAATTATGGATTAGTATAAGGAGGGGAGAGCAAATATAAAAATTTAGGAAGATGAATAATAAATTTTACCTGCCTTGTTATTTTATGATAGTTTTCATTGACAATTCGTTTCCGTGCATTTTATACGTCTAATCGAGTTGATTCTATTTGATGATAGAGTGGAGGTGAATGTTTTATGTGTTGTGGTTTTAATTTGTTGATTTTTAGTAGGTTGTGGTTGGTTGTGGTTGTTGAATACGTGAAAGGAAGCTAAACGTTGCTTTTGATTTGTTGTAGCCTTCATTTACTTTTGGTGGATACGTTTTATAAAAACAGCGGCGTATTATGCGCTTAAAAGTTGTTTCTACTAAGTTTAAATAAAAGCGATTAACAATGAAATTATTTTATCTTCTTTTTCTTTTTGGCATAACAGGAAAAATTTATGGGCAAGCTATGACAGAATTAGCACAAGCTAGTTCCTTTATGCAATCGGCCCAAATTAATTTTGAAGAGAATAAAGGGCAGGTTTTAGATACTGAAGCCCAAGTTGCTGCTTATGTAAAGTATCATTACCGACAAGGGGGAACCAATGTTTTTATGTTGCCGACAGGTATTGCTTACCAATTTAGCAAGGTTCATTTTCCAGAGGGATACAACAAAGAACAGTCAAAAAAAGAATTGACAGAAACATACTTGAAAGAGCAACAGGAATTAGCCCAACAAATCTATACCGAAACCTACCGTATGGATATGAATTTGGTTGATGCAAATCCTAAGGCGCAAATCATAGCAGAAGGTAAAAGCAACGATTATACAAATTATTATAATCACAATAGTTTGGGAGTGTATAACTTCAAAAAATTGACCTACAAAGAAGTTTATCCAGGAATTGATTGGGTGATTTACACGACAGAAAAAGGGCTAAAGTATGATTTTATCGTACAACCAGGAGCCGATCCTAACCAGATTCAGTTGGAATTTAAACACCATGAAGATTTAAGAATAAACAAGGACGGCAGCTTTACTCTATCTAATGCTATGGGAACAATTACAGAACAAGCACCTATTTCGTTTCAAGGGGAGAAAAAAGTACGTACTAATTTTGTTTTAGATGGAGCGGTGATTCATTTTAATTTAGGGACGTACGACAAAAATAGAGTATTGGTAATTGACCCTAATTTAGTTTGGACGGTAAACTATGGAGGAGGAGGAGGAATTGGTATGGATGGTGTAGTTGATAATCTCAATAATGTTTATTTGATTGGTTTTACTAGTGCTACTTCAAATATTGCATCTGGAGGACACCAAAATACCAATGGAGGGGGAACGGATGCTTTTATTGCAAAATTTAATAGCAGTGGGGTGCGCCAATGGGCTAGTTATTATGGAGGAAGTGGTAGTGATATCGCAAGAGGTTGTGCGGTTGATAATGCCAATAATGTATATATAGTTGGCAATACAAGTTCTACTAATAATATAGCTTCTAGCGGTGCCCAAAATACCTATGGAGGAGGATTAGAAGATGGATTTGTAGTGAAATTTAATAGTAATGGGGTACGTCAATGGGGCTCTTACTATGGGGGAACTTCTAGCGATCAAAGTTGGGGCTGTGCGGTTGATAATGCTAATAATATTTATATGGTTGGCTCAACACTTTCTTCAACGAATATCGCTTTAGGGGGACATCAAAATAGTCGTAGTGGAAATTTTGATGCCTTTATGGTAAAGTTTAGTAATAATGGGGTACGCCAATGGGGCTCTTACTATGGGGGAACTTTTAGAGATGTAGCATTTGATTGTGCTATAGACAATGCCAATAATATTTACTTGGTAGGGGAGACAGAGTCTAGTAATAATATTAATTTTGGAAGCTTTACCACTTCGTATGGAGGAGGAAATGGAGATGCTTATATCGCTAAATTTAATAGCAATGGTGTTGGTCAGTGGGGACATTATTATGGAGGCGCCAATGAAG from Aureispira anguillae encodes:
- a CDS encoding methylated-DNA--[protein]-cysteine S-methyltransferase, whose translation is METTINYQRIEKALHFIANNVPAQPKVGDIAAHLNMSKHHFQRIFKAWAGISPKQFLQFLTLQNLKKEIEASKNLLELTEKVGLSTPSRTYDLFVKIEALSPGEYQQKGNGITIQYGSHSSPFGTCFLAQTKRGICALDFITNSEEAALKNLKSRFPKATFIEDNNATGAKVEQIFSPSSTASSPIPLLLSGTPFQLKVWEALINIPFANLQSYQQIAQFIGKPKASRAVGSAIGQNHIAYLIPCHRVIRSIGAISDYKWNKARKVAMIGWEKAQIED
- a CDS encoding O-antigen ligase family protein, which gives rise to MTKRIWSLCLLLLPLIMINGLIDTVTIPRITLLLVGILLTVSLLLFKERQAFHIHSHKFITSPLGVSLIAYLLLGLFSLTNALSLSDGILEWLKLFCWFSTVLLTTFLLKEKGSSVLFMKATTVAALIVGGIGLFEFVSIVNQLDQDKILYVVNSTFEHKNLLATGLLLSVPLSFLLYANSTEKIWKGIAIGAIGLALFLILVTQSRAAWLGMGVGILVGVLLLLAKPSERKKIVSPKYLGMIGGCLILGGGLVWFLSSQEIIANAPVQRVQAIFTYEDTKNEHTETIKERLVLWENTIEMIKEHPLLGVGLGNWKIHFPKYSIDGLRSEQGQIFFQRPHNDYLWVMSELGLLGGLTYLFIIGIVLYYNLQLLLRKEVQGTEEYYSTLAITGGIIAFAVFSLVDFPKERPVHLLWTGILMAYSWHYHQLFIAKEKGDRISAANLVYFIPLIAAFGLFFMGQRWQAETHCKKALTARSQKQYHGVLTELALADHWSYRLDPAATPISWYKGEAFYFQRRLPEALEAFKQSNALHPYHLHTLNNLGATYFELNQLSDAQKYFKQVLEFAPHFPDVNMNMAAMSYNEGKTLEALTYLGNCIPGDYKEQRFLQFLTTICKRYAEDLLKIPALEPLHQLIRDFSTKQEWQITIHQQAQEYHRTLSEQIHLDLLFVAQEQQKISAEQTDYFTSILNNSSNH
- a CDS encoding T9SS type A sorting domain-containing protein codes for the protein MKKNLLIFLLCFCGGIVLQAQSISTVVPSQNPVPEGGSLSVGISGTNTHFAQGSATYVTANVGGQTVYGYVNGGVTNTNMTVDFYLPCGACGPATLWVNNPIDGQMSYPNAFTVSCAQITSVDPDTVTAGQLLPIQISGTGTNFLQGSTTVYFQNASTGQTLYPLTYNVINNDSLSILLPISSNICEGSYNLHAYSGGNCPLYFPNALYINGLNGQITAVNPGVANAGQTLPVGISGTGVDFTQGTLTVYFRNTTTGQTLYPTTYNTILVDSVNVDLSIPNYFCSGAYDVCYTTSANYCPTCLPGGLLINGLTVSPQIDSVSPDTAQGGRPLSVNISGTGVNFQQGSWLYFQLTNTTTGASTSTYNHSASLSDPTQTTVYFPYIPAVCGSYDLSIYGADPCGGAAVTYPNAVTVNATLDPQISWISPTTGLTGQTLSVDLSGYDINFMQGSTSFVMRLVHATTGATLAASNLTPDPLYHSRATVDFNPSASDCGLYHLEIDGVPTGCGDTITLVDSNAININSLTSPHIQSVFPNYGQWGQTVTSTITAPNVDFNQVNIADLYLYNSSNGAYIYATNIVPNPSDPSQADVTFAIPSWIPSVGGHDFYDVVINNITSCGVPSLVLPNGFEIYIPVGTAKTTAKSALEVQIYPNPMNEQATLKIVDGEDQPMIFNLYDILGKKVASRALKGNTTITIERNDLSSGVYLYRLSDEQGNALHVGKLELR
- a CDS encoding 7-cyano-7-deazaguanine synthase, with protein sequence MKYRGIIPFSGGIDSTAGLYLTLTQHPNDQFLVFKVNLINGECASRTVKEEQAVNAILDELRKMGICNFTFRRLSFDYSQLGPPPIWDSEAVNFAAATCLRAHPEIYELIEGAIADDYLQEGFQDRLDQIEKILYLVSERTKENLKIVFPLKEMPKYEVMKAIPPAILALTWSCRYPEGAANWELKRCHKCSTCLIIDEVLQKHPNEFEY
- a CDS encoding diaminopimelate decarboxylase, with translation MPKTIDYALTFLQKDHLSAILEICKTQFGADFLSPSLLNCYLQDKNKFCHVVEHNNQVIGFSLMEIASRKEVAQKMKGEQAWFSAYFEAYDQVGYRSLTAVAQNFEGNGVASFLVQKGLEFLSHKVELVVCDAWKSEATHIGSILERNGCIAVKEIPNFWTEESLREHYHCTICGPPPCQCTAVIYARYFPRQKQYWWERADLNYKNKTLELAHTNISDFIQNKATPIYIYDLDRIVYKYQQLVAALARFKVPFKIFYAMKANRHPAILSHLKARTNAGIDVCSPNELERALQYGFKETQITYTGTSLSNKDLEVLAQHHQICINFDSLSALRRFIPLTNVREIGIRINPNIGMAYNQSLEYSGNDIVKFGIYKDQWKALKHLIDKSPLSITTVHCHSGSGFLTEQLQRLPLIFEQIDQFLTLFPSIKTLNLGGGLGVPQNEGDQVLDLDEWAQLICEYAKKRALKIAFEPGDYLVKDAGILVTQVNTVEQKMGKLFVGVDAGMNMNYEYAYYNMNLEAVPVQEPLHQKSIKATICGNINEPIDLFSEDKPLPIVKEGDYLALLNSGGYGASTSSNHCMRGDFKEYTICK